From a region of the Brachyhypopomus gauderio isolate BG-103 unplaced genomic scaffold, BGAUD_0.2 sc135, whole genome shotgun sequence genome:
- the LOC143499459 gene encoding septin-8-A-like isoform X3, producing the protein MNTLFSTTFEKEEASHYQNVVHLRSRAYDLRESNVALRLTIVDTVGFGDQVNKEESYKPIEDYIDNQFENFLQEELKIKRSLHDYSDTRIHVCLFFITPTGHSLKSLDLLTMKKLDTKVNIIPIIAKADTISRCDLHKFKTKIMSELVNNGIQIYQFPTDDEAVTEINSSMNAHLPFAVVGSSEEVKIENKLVRARQYPWGTVHVENESHCDFVKLREMLVRVNMEDLREQTHTRHYELYRRCRLETLGFRDTGPDGQTFSLQDTYMTKRRELLSELQHREEAMRQTFVSRVKDTEAELKERERELHERFELLKRRHQDEKRSLEERCQELEEEMISFSARKATAGTLQFHTLQSSLTLPVKKDKDKKNFFTLPSECSLTAGRSLN; encoded by the exons ATGAACACCCTCTTCAGTACAACATTTGAGAAGGAGGAGGCCAGCCACTATCAGAATGTCGTGCATCTACGCTCCAGGGCCTATGACCTGCGGGAGAGCAACGTGGCCCTGAGGCTGACCATTGTGGACACGGTGGGCTTCGGGGACCAGGTCAATAAAGAGGAGAG CTATAAACCCATTGAGGACTACATTGATAACCAGTTTGAAAACTTCCTCCAAGAGGAGCTGAAGATTAAACGGTCCCTCCATGACTACTCTGACACACGGATCCATGTCTGCCTCTTCTTCATCACCCCGACGGGACATTCTCTCAAATCCCTCGACCTCCTCACCATGAAGAAGCTCGACACCAAG GTGAACATTATACCCATTATTGCAAAGGCAGATACAATCTCCAGGTGTGATCTTCATAAGTTTAAGACTAAAATCATGAGTGAACTAGTCAACAACGGCATTCAGATTTACCAGTTTCCCACAGATGATGAAGCAGTTACAGAAATCAACTCTTCCATGAAT GCACATTTGCCGTTCGCGGTGGTGGGCAGCAGTGAGGAGGTTAAAATTGAAAACAAGCTTGTGCGAGCTAGGCAGTACCCGTGGGGAACGGTGCACG TGGAGAATGAGAGTCACTGTGACTTTGTGAAGCTGCGTGAGATGCTGGTGCGTGTGAACATGGAGGACCTGCGGGAGCAGACCCACACACGCCACTACGAGCTGTACCGCCGCTGCAGGCTGGAGACCCTGGGCTTCCGAGACACCGGCCCAGACGGCCAGACGTTCAG TCTGCAGGACACCTACATGACGAAGAGGAGGGAGCTCCTCTCCGAACTCCAGCACAGAGAGGAGGCCATGCGGCAAACGTTTGTCAGCAGGGTGAAGGACACCGAGGCTGAgctgaaggaaagagagagagag ctgcacGAGCGATTCGAGCTGCTAAAGCGCAGGCATCAGGATGAGAAGAGAAGTCTGGAGGAGAGGTgtcaggagctggaggaggagatgatCTCCTTCAGTGCGAGGAAGGCCACGGCCGGCACTCTGCAGTTCCACACCCTGCAGAGTTCCCTCACGCTGCCTGTCAAGAAGGACAAAGACAAGAAGAA CTTCTTTACTCTGCCGTCAGAATGCTCCTTAACTGCAGGACGGAGTCTGAATTAG
- the LOC143499459 gene encoding septin-8-A-like isoform X1 — protein sequence MAAADADIYTSEEQRTLTLGGHVGFDSLPDQLVSKSVSQGFSFNVLCVGETGIGKSTLMNTLFSTTFEKEEASHYQNVVHLRSRAYDLRESNVALRLTIVDTVGFGDQVNKEESYKPIEDYIDNQFENFLQEELKIKRSLHDYSDTRIHVCLFFITPTGHSLKSLDLLTMKKLDTKVNIIPIIAKADTISRCDLHKFKTKIMSELVNNGIQIYQFPTDDEAVTEINSSMNAHLPFAVVGSSEEVKIENKLVRARQYPWGTVHVENESHCDFVKLREMLVRVNMEDLREQTHTRHYELYRRCRLETLGFRDTGPDGQTFSLQDTYMTKRRELLSELQHREEAMRQTFVSRVKDTEAELKERERELHERFELLKRRHQDEKRSLEERCQELEEEMISFSARKATAGTLQFHTLQSSLTLPVKKDKDKKNFFTLPSECSLTAGRSLN from the exons ATGGCAGCTGCAGATGCAGACATATACACT AGTGAAGAACAGAGGACTCTGACTCTTGGAGGTCATGTCGGTTTCGACAGCCTTCCAGACCAGCTGGTCAGCAAATCAGTGTCCCAGGGGTTCAGCTTCAATGTGCTTTGTGTAG GTGAAACAGGGATTGGGAAGTCCACGTTAATGAACACCCTCTTCAGTACAACATTTGAGAAGGAGGAGGCCAGCCACTATCAGAATGTCGTGCATCTACGCTCCAGGGCCTATGACCTGCGGGAGAGCAACGTGGCCCTGAGGCTGACCATTGTGGACACGGTGGGCTTCGGGGACCAGGTCAATAAAGAGGAGAG CTATAAACCCATTGAGGACTACATTGATAACCAGTTTGAAAACTTCCTCCAAGAGGAGCTGAAGATTAAACGGTCCCTCCATGACTACTCTGACACACGGATCCATGTCTGCCTCTTCTTCATCACCCCGACGGGACATTCTCTCAAATCCCTCGACCTCCTCACCATGAAGAAGCTCGACACCAAG GTGAACATTATACCCATTATTGCAAAGGCAGATACAATCTCCAGGTGTGATCTTCATAAGTTTAAGACTAAAATCATGAGTGAACTAGTCAACAACGGCATTCAGATTTACCAGTTTCCCACAGATGATGAAGCAGTTACAGAAATCAACTCTTCCATGAAT GCACATTTGCCGTTCGCGGTGGTGGGCAGCAGTGAGGAGGTTAAAATTGAAAACAAGCTTGTGCGAGCTAGGCAGTACCCGTGGGGAACGGTGCACG TGGAGAATGAGAGTCACTGTGACTTTGTGAAGCTGCGTGAGATGCTGGTGCGTGTGAACATGGAGGACCTGCGGGAGCAGACCCACACACGCCACTACGAGCTGTACCGCCGCTGCAGGCTGGAGACCCTGGGCTTCCGAGACACCGGCCCAGACGGCCAGACGTTCAG TCTGCAGGACACCTACATGACGAAGAGGAGGGAGCTCCTCTCCGAACTCCAGCACAGAGAGGAGGCCATGCGGCAAACGTTTGTCAGCAGGGTGAAGGACACCGAGGCTGAgctgaaggaaagagagagagag ctgcacGAGCGATTCGAGCTGCTAAAGCGCAGGCATCAGGATGAGAAGAGAAGTCTGGAGGAGAGGTgtcaggagctggaggaggagatgatCTCCTTCAGTGCGAGGAAGGCCACGGCCGGCACTCTGCAGTTCCACACCCTGCAGAGTTCCCTCACGCTGCCTGTCAAGAAGGACAAAGACAAGAAGAA CTTCTTTACTCTGCCGTCAGAATGCTCCTTAACTGCAGGACGGAGTCTGAATTAG
- the LOC143499459 gene encoding septin-8-A-like isoform X2, whose amino-acid sequence MAAADADIYTSEEQRTLTLGGHVGFDSLPDQLVSKSVSQGFSFNVLCVGETGIGKSTLMNTLFSTTFEKEEASHYQNVVHLRSRAYDLRESNVALRLTIVDTVGFGDQVNKEESYKPIEDYIDNQFENFLQEELKIKRSLHDYSDTRIHVCLFFITPTGHSLKSLDLLTMKKLDTKAHLPFAVVGSSEEVKIENKLVRARQYPWGTVHVENESHCDFVKLREMLVRVNMEDLREQTHTRHYELYRRCRLETLGFRDTGPDGQTFSLQDTYMTKRRELLSELQHREEAMRQTFVSRVKDTEAELKERERELHERFELLKRRHQDEKRSLEERCQELEEEMISFSARKATAGTLQFHTLQSSLTLPVKKDKDKKNFFTLPSECSLTAGRSLN is encoded by the exons ATGGCAGCTGCAGATGCAGACATATACACT AGTGAAGAACAGAGGACTCTGACTCTTGGAGGTCATGTCGGTTTCGACAGCCTTCCAGACCAGCTGGTCAGCAAATCAGTGTCCCAGGGGTTCAGCTTCAATGTGCTTTGTGTAG GTGAAACAGGGATTGGGAAGTCCACGTTAATGAACACCCTCTTCAGTACAACATTTGAGAAGGAGGAGGCCAGCCACTATCAGAATGTCGTGCATCTACGCTCCAGGGCCTATGACCTGCGGGAGAGCAACGTGGCCCTGAGGCTGACCATTGTGGACACGGTGGGCTTCGGGGACCAGGTCAATAAAGAGGAGAG CTATAAACCCATTGAGGACTACATTGATAACCAGTTTGAAAACTTCCTCCAAGAGGAGCTGAAGATTAAACGGTCCCTCCATGACTACTCTGACACACGGATCCATGTCTGCCTCTTCTTCATCACCCCGACGGGACATTCTCTCAAATCCCTCGACCTCCTCACCATGAAGAAGCTCGACACCAAG GCACATTTGCCGTTCGCGGTGGTGGGCAGCAGTGAGGAGGTTAAAATTGAAAACAAGCTTGTGCGAGCTAGGCAGTACCCGTGGGGAACGGTGCACG TGGAGAATGAGAGTCACTGTGACTTTGTGAAGCTGCGTGAGATGCTGGTGCGTGTGAACATGGAGGACCTGCGGGAGCAGACCCACACACGCCACTACGAGCTGTACCGCCGCTGCAGGCTGGAGACCCTGGGCTTCCGAGACACCGGCCCAGACGGCCAGACGTTCAG TCTGCAGGACACCTACATGACGAAGAGGAGGGAGCTCCTCTCCGAACTCCAGCACAGAGAGGAGGCCATGCGGCAAACGTTTGTCAGCAGGGTGAAGGACACCGAGGCTGAgctgaaggaaagagagagagag ctgcacGAGCGATTCGAGCTGCTAAAGCGCAGGCATCAGGATGAGAAGAGAAGTCTGGAGGAGAGGTgtcaggagctggaggaggagatgatCTCCTTCAGTGCGAGGAAGGCCACGGCCGGCACTCTGCAGTTCCACACCCTGCAGAGTTCCCTCACGCTGCCTGTCAAGAAGGACAAAGACAAGAAGAA CTTCTTTACTCTGCCGTCAGAATGCTCCTTAACTGCAGGACGGAGTCTGAATTAG
- the sfxn1 gene encoding sideroflexin-1, producing MAAELSTSINIKEPRWDQGTFVGRAKHFFTVTDPRNILLSNEQLEKAHRIIQDYRKGVVAPGLTEDELWRAKYIFDSAFHPDTGEKMLLIGRMSAQVPMNMTITGCMMTFYRTTPAVLFWQWINQSFNAIVNYTNRSGDAPITVNQLGVAYVSATTGAVVTALGLNSLAKHVSPLIGRFVPFAAVAAANCINIPLMRQRELKFGIPVTDENDNRLGESTRAAQQAISQVVISRILMASPGMAIPPFLMNSLEKKAFLKRFPWMSAPIQVGLVGFCLVFATPLCCALFPQKSSMALTRLEPELQEKIRASHPGVERVYFNKGL from the exons ATGGCGGCCGAGTTGTCTACCTCCATCAACATCAAAGAACCTCGTTGGGACCAGGGCACGTTTGTGGGCAGAGCCAAGCACTTCTTCACCGTCACAGACCCTCGCAACATCCTGCTGTCCAACGAGCAGCTGGAAAAGGCACACAGGATTATTCAGGATTACAG AAAGGGGGTGGTGGCCCCTGGCCTGACAGAAGATGAACTCTGGAGGGCAAAGTACATTTTTGACTCTGCGTTCCATCCTGACACGGGCGAGAAGATGCTGTTGATCGGCCGAATGTCTGCTCAGGTCCCCATGAACATGACCATTACCGGGTGCATGATGACCTTCTACAG GACAACCCCAGCAGTGCTGTTCTGGCAGTGGATCAATCAGTCCTTTAATGCAATAGTCAACTACACCAACCGCAGTGGCGACGCCCCAATCACAGTAAA TCAGCTCGGCGTTGCGTACGTGTCTGCCACTACCGGAGCTGTCGTCACGGCGTTGGGCCTCAACTCGCTAGCAAAG CACGTCTCCCCTCTGATTGGACGCTTTGTACCATTTGCTGCTGTGGCTGCTGCAAACTGTATCAACATTCCACTGATGAGGCAAAG GGAGCTGAAGTTCGGCATCCCAGTGACGGACGAGAATGATAACCGGTTAGGGGAGTCGACCAGGGCAGCACAGCAGGCCATCTCCCAAGTGGTGATCTCAAGAATCCTTATGGCCTCCCCAGGAATGG cAATTCCACCATTTTTAATGAACTCGCTGGAGAAGAAGGCATTTCTTAAG AGGTTCCCATGGATGAGTGCGCCTATTCAGGTTGGCTTGGTGGGATTTTG CCTGGTGTTTGCCACTCCTTTGTGCTGCGCACTCTTCCCACAGAAGAG CTCCATGGCGCTGACTCGCCTGGAGCCAGAACTGCAAGAGAAGATCCGGGCGAGCCACCCGGGCGTGGAGCGGGTCTACTTCAACAAAGGACTCTGA
- the cfap69 gene encoding cilia- and flagella-associated protein 69: MFSTEARKTAHVLNRTKLQKKVTKVPAIKDEAVRYPDLSRVIHLLEDPLSCSLKEKHILALKKVVKRCQKGYFLRELADVFKILNICAVKAEDHPEYASVLCDLLHICRLPFLKEKDSDETSYSSIVADSLSHMGYLMRVPIAKVREQICASIISFYSLDKPTHYESGVCPTSLETRQEQMEHSGVAETLVMSLALLENQLPAKLQLLHTLQVLSSSSAVNCGMMLKAEGAQKVCIHMNEPDPSGQVLFRSSEILWNLLENGSWDEATGQLSSTDCIMVLKEAFLHQLLRGYRHYDQQLRNDLLVIATLIAENPKASLIESGFAKQLVLLATIPELRSHNPLIRDLKFTFTDEDFEMKKLLLNMVAVLSRDLAAVQLFKENHVMLALVLLVRPSSPDSRPERKGKRIWTPAQQEALQLQALATLATVAPLMLDEYMSCQANTCLLMLLEWCVQQDSYFGQGHCFHGTGGRGGKKAHLRYCIRLLRSMTSITNSLINQDLCDQGAIGQLLGVLHQFQKQDVEEDKVSVEIQTDTLLTLSDLCDRDAHRMELFGVEGVELVVRYLKMDPTRLYSGLGHNILFISAVDCVWSCIAGCYTTEGFFLEKEGAFLLLDLLHTIPRSMQSVVLATLLELCDNPKTLAHVGAWRGAAELSAPALLLRLWRLEEAEIGVRRDEHGRIADVKKPLLSRYQEVESQESVPANRPSAAVLDVAENLRAKIYALFCRLGFTDLPGLTTEDLVTLSVVHRYLDFKIGEVWSEVSAELELEGVRPITPDAEALGTIAKTSEDTARHVLAQQQSILDQKEQEDLQEEKLAYREMSSNRKQQELTAKSRKHHIAKTSDYKTLKESKRLQEMSIESSRPTDKPDGFTFHSTQIPGLQTTNFCGRVLTVESTPAQLTGGPLASTDLALERVPVKGGALRKVTHSNQDMDLPTIVTVK; the protein is encoded by the exons ATGTTTTCTACTGAGGCACGGAAGACAGCTCATGTGCTAAATCGAACCAAACTGCAGAAAAAGGTTACAAAGGTTCCTGCAATTAAAGACGAG GCTGTCAGGTATCCCGACCTTTCCCGTGTGATCCACCTCCTTGAAGATCCACTTTCG tgttcccTGAAAGAGAAACATATTTTGGCATTAAAAAAAGTTGTGAAGAGATGTCAGAAAGGATAT TTTCTGAGAGAGCTTGCAGATGTCTTTAAGATTCTAAACATCTGTGCAGTAAAAGCTGAAGACCATCCTGAGTATGCTTCAGTGTTGTGTGATCTGTTACACATATGCAG GCTTCCTTTCCTAAAGGAGAAGGACTCTGATGAGACAAGTTACAGCAGCATTGTGGCAGACTCTTTGTCTCATATGG GTTATTTGATGCGGGTGCCAATCGCAAAGGTCAGAGAGCAAATCTGTGCTTCCATCATATCATTCTACAGCCTTGACAAACCAACACACTATGAATCTG GTGTGTGTCCCACAAGCCTGGAGACCAGgcaggagcagatggagcacagCGGTGTGGCTGAGACTCTGGTCATGTCGTTGGCTCTCCTGGAGAACCAGCTGCCAGCCAAACTGCAGTTGCTCCACACCTTGCAGGTCCTCTCCAGCTCTTCTG CGGTGAACTGTGGCATGATGCTGAAAGCAGAAGGAGCCCAGAAGGTCTGCATCCACATGAACGAGCCGGATCCGTCCGGACAAGTGCTGTTCCGCTCCTCTGAGATCCTGTGGAACCTTCTGGAGAACGGCTCCTGGGATGAGGCCACCGGCCAGCTCAGCAGCACGGACTGCATCAT GGTCCTGAAAGAGGCTTTTTTGCATCAGCTCCTCCGAGGGTACCGACATTATGACCAGCAGCTCCGTAATGACCTCCTGGTGATAGCAACCCTGATTGCAGAAAACCCCAAAGCCTCACTAATC GAGAGTGGGTTTGCCAAGCAGCTTGTCCTGTTGGCCACTATTCCAGAAT TGAGGAGCCATAACCCTCTCATCCGAGACCTCAAATTCACCTTCACTGATGAGGACTTTGAGATGAAGAAACTGCTCTTGAACATGGTGGCTGTCCTCTCCAGAGACCTGGCAGCTGTTCAG ctgttcaAAGAAAACCATGTCATGCTGGCACTGGTGCTGCTAGTGCGACCCAGTTCACCCGACAGCCGGCCTGAGCGGAAGGGCAAGCGCATTTGGACTCCCGCCCAGCAGGAGGCGCTGCAGCTGCAGGCTCTGGCCACCTTGGCCACGGTGGCGCCGCTCATGCTGGACGAGTACATGTCATGCCAGGCCAACACCTGCCTGCTCATGCTCCTGGAGTGGTGTGTTCAACAAG ACTCGTATTTCGGTCAGGGTCATTGTTTCCATGGTACTGGAGGTCGTGGTGGCAAGAAGGCTCATCTGAGGTACTGCATCCGCCTCCTTCGGTCCATGACCTCAATTACCAACAGCCTTATCAACCAGGACCTCTGTGACCAGGGAGCCATCGGGCAGCTTCTTG GAGTTCTTCACCAATTCCAGAAGCAAGATGTCGAGGAGGACAAAGTGTCCGTGGAGATCCAGACAGATACACTGCTCACACTGTCTGACCTCTGTGACAGGGACGCACACAGGATG GAACTGTTCGGTGTCGAGGGCGTAGAGCTGGTGGTTCGGTACCTGAAAATGGATCCAACTCGGCTGTACAGCGGTCTGGGCCACAACATCCTCTTCATCTCTGCCgtggactgtgtgtg GTCTTGCATTGCTGGCTGTTACACAACAGAGGGATTTTTCCTGGAGAAGGAAGGAGCGTTCCTCCTACTGGACCTCCTCCAT ACGATCCCCAGGAGCATGCAGAGCGTGGTGCTGGCCACCTTGCTGGAGCTGTGCGACAACCCCAAGACGCTGGCACACGTCGGGGCCTGGAGAGGCGCGGCTGAGCTCTCCGCCCCCGCCCTGCTGCTCCGGCTCTGGAGACTGGAGGAGGCTGAGATCGGCGTCAGGAGAGACGAGCACGGCAGAATCGCCG ACGTGAAGAAGCCCCTTCTGTCTCGGTATCAGGAGGTGGAGTCACAGGAGTCGGTGCCTGCAAACAGACCTAGCGCTGCTGTCTTGGACGTAGCGGAAAACCTGCGGGCAAAAATCTACGCCCTGTTCTGCAGGCTCG GTTTTACAGACTTGCCAGGCTTGACGACTGAAGACTTGGTCACCCTGAGTGTTGTGCACAGGTACCTGGACTTCAAG ataggAGAAGTATGGAGTGAAGTTTCAGCGGAGCTGGAGTTGGAGGGTGTGAGGCCCATCACTCCAGACGCGGAGGCTCTTGGCACCATCGCCAAGACCAGTGAAGACACCGCCAGACATGTCCTCGCACAGCAGCAAAGCATTCTGGACCAGAAGGAGCAGGAGGACCTCCAGGAAGAGAAGCTAGCATACAGAGAG ATGAGCTCAAACCGCAAACAGCAAGAGCTAACAGCAAAGTCACGGAAGCATCATATAGCAAAGACATCAGACTACAAAACCTTAAAG GAGTCAAAGCGACTGCAGGAGATGTCTATCGAGTCATCGCGGCCGACGGACAAACCAGACGGGTTCACTTTCCACTCTACTCAGATCCCCGGCCTGCAGACCACT AATTTCTGTGGCCGTGTGTTGACCGTTGAGAGCACCCCTGCTCAGCTGACGGGGGGACCCCTAGCAAGCACAGATCTAGCCCTGGAGAGAGTCCCTGTCAAGGGAGGAGCGCTGAGAAAGGTCACACATTCAAATCAAGACATGGATCTCCCTACCATCGTCACTGTGAAATAA
- the kdm1b gene encoding lysine-specific histone demethylase 2 — MLSDTDYGGTASCGRSRGKKRTSSAVADAPAGDNNSVRSSRQGANVRGKRSSSTPTSQVNIKRKTTDTEEEEEQTEKKFRKCEKAGCLATYPVCFASASERCAKNGYTSRWYHLSCGEHFCNECFDHYYRSHKDGYEKYSSWKRLWTANGKSEPSLKAFMADQLLPYWAQCTKPDCGKWRQLTREVQLSPSLAAAYCCGMKLNSVNSEGQDQCSQPEDMRVAGVLDSWWYSMLILPPLLKESPASPFLSAYYPDCVGMSPSGSAPSDLRPEQRRTIKPQVPGLNPYFQPFYQPNECGKALCVRPDMMELDELYEFPEFSRDPTMYLALRNLILAVWHRNCKEPLTAQKCAPHVVVRGLVRVRCVQELDKVLHFMTRKGLVNTGALLVKQPLLPEPYHSKKVLVIGAGASGLAAARQLQNFGLQVVVVEARERIGGRVWDDTSLGVAVGRGAQIVNGCVNNPIALMCEQLSVKMHKLSERCELIQEGGQTTDPAIDKRMDFHFNAILDVVSEWRKDKSQHQDVPLGGKIQEVCKTFLQESGIRFSDLEEKVLQFHLSNLEYACASPLDQVSARSWDHNEFFAQFTGDHTLLRRGYSTLLHQLAQGLDIHLNRPVQSIDYSGDIVKVTTSNGVQYTAHKVLVTVPLALLQKNTLLFSPPLPDRKVKAIHSLGAGVIEKIALQFPHRFWDRKIQGADYFGHVPPSPEKRGLFSVFYDMTPQGDQCVLMSVITGEALEMVRDLQDRQVVDLCMRVLRELFKEQEVPDPIKYFVTHWNKDMWSQMSYSFVKTGGSGEAYDIIAEDVQGKVFFAGEATNRHFPQTVTGSYLSGVREASKMAAL, encoded by the exons ATGCTGTCGGACACAG ATTATGGGGGCACGGCGTCTTGCGGTCGGTCGCGGGGGAAGAAGCGCACTTCATCGGCGGTCGCGGACGCTCCGGCTGGGGACAATAATTCAGTGCGTTCATCAAGACAGGGGGCTAATGTCAGGGGCAAGAGAAGTAGTAGCACCCCCACATCGCAGGTGAAT ATCAAAAGAAAAACCACGGAcacagaagaagaggaggaacaGACGGAGAAGAAGTTCAGAAAGTGTGAGAAGGCTGGCTGTCTGGCCACATACCCCGTGTGTTTCGCCAGTGCGTCAGAAAG GTGTGCTAAAAATGGTTATACATCCCGATGGTACCACTTATCCTGTGGAGAACACTTTTGTAACGAATGCTTCGACCATTATTACAGAAG CCATAAGGATGGTTATGAGAAGTATTCCTCATGGAAGAGGCTGTGGACAGCAAATGGGAAGAGTGAACCCAGTCTGAAGGCCTTCATGGCCGACCAGCTGCTTCCTTATTGG GCTCAGTGTACGAAACCAGACTGTGGGAAATGGAGACAGCTCACCAGAGAGGTCCAGTTGAGCCCATCCCTGGCTGCAGCCTACTGCTGCGGTATGAAGCTCAACAGTGTTAAT AGTGAAGGACAGGATCAGTGTTCTCAGCCTGAAGATATG agagtGGCCGGGGTGTTGGACAGTTGGTGGTACTCTATGCTAATCCTTCCTCCGCTGTTGAAGGAGAGCCCAGCCAGCCCTTTCCTCAGCGCCTACTACCCTGACTGTGTGGGCATGAGcccgtctggctccgcccctagCGACCTGCGCCCAGAGCAGCGGCGCACCATCAAGCCGCAGG TCCCGGGTCTGAACCCATACTTTCAACCCTTCTACCAGCCCAACGAGTGTGGCAAGGCTCTGTGTGTGCGGCCGGATATGATGGAGCTGGATGAACTGTATGAGTTCCCCGAGTTCTCCCGGGACCCCACCATGTACCTGGCCCTTCGTAACCTCATCCTGGCTGTCTGGCACAGGAACTGCAAG GAGCCTCTGACGGCACAGAAGTGTGCGCCCCACGTGGTGGTGCGGGGCTTGGTCCGCGTGCGTTGCGTGCAGGAGCTGGACAAGGTTCTGCACTTCATGACCCGCAAGGGTTTGGTCAACACCGGAGCACTGCTGGTCAAACAGCCTCTGCTACCCGAGCCCTACCACAGC AAGAAGGTCCTCGTGATTGGAGCAGGAGCTTCAGGCCTTGCTGCGGCCAGACAGCTTCAGAACTTCGGGCTGCAG gtggtggtggtagagGCGAGGGAGCGAATAGGAGGAAGAGTTTGGGACGACACGTCGCTGGGCGTCGCCGTGGGACGAGGGGCCCAGATCGTCAACGGCTGTGTCAACAATCCCATTGCCCTGATGTGTGAACAG CTGAGTGTGAAGATGCACAAACTAAGTGAGCGGTGTGAGCTGATACAGGAGGGCGGCCAGACCACGGACCCAGCCATAGACAAGCGCATGGACTTCCACTTCAACGCCATACTGGACGTTGTCTCAGAGTGGAGGAAGGACAAATCGCAGCACCAGGACGTCCCGCTGGGGG GGAAGATCCAGGAGGTGTGCAAGACATTTCTGCAGGAGTCGGGCATTCGGTTCAGTGATCTGGAAGAAAAAGTGCTTCAGTTCCACCTCAGCAACCTAGAGTACGCCTGCGCCAGCCCCCTGGACcag GTGTCCGCTAGATCGTGGGACCATAATGAGTTTTTTGCGCAGTTCACTGGGGATCACACACTGTTGAGGAGGGGTTACTCCACCTTGCTGCACCAGCTGGCCCAAGGCCTCGACATCCACCTCAACAGGCCG GTACAGTCCATCGATTACTCCGGTGATATTGTGAAGGTTACCACCTCAAATGGAGTGCAGTACACTGCTCATAAG GTGTTGGTGACCGTTCCGTTAGCTCTCCTGCAGAAGAACACCCTGCTCTTCagtcctcctctgcctgaccgCAAGGTCAAAGCCATCCACAGCCTTGGAGCAGGTGTCATAGAAAAG ATAGCTCTGCAGTTCCCCCACAGGTTCTGGGACCGTAAGATCCAAGGAGCTGATTACTTTGGCCATGTTCCGCCCAGTCCAGAGAAGAGGGGATTGTTCAGTGTGTTTTATGACATGACTCCTCAG GGAGAccagtgtgtgttgatgtcgGTGATCACAGGAGAAGCTCTGGAGATGGTCCGGGATCTGCAGGACAGACAAGTGGTGGACCTCTGCATGAGGGTGCTGAGGGAACTCTTCAAGGAACAG GAGGTTCCGGATCCAATAAAGTACTTTGTTACACATTGGAATAAGGACATGTGGTCTCAGATGTCATACAGCTTTGTGAAGACAGGGGGCAGCGGGGAGGCCTACGACATCATCGCTGAGGATGTGCAGGGGAAGGTCTTCTTTGCCGGCGAG GCTACAAACCGGCACTTTCCTCAAACAGTAACGGGTTCTTATCTGAGTGGAGTGCGAGAGGCCAGCAAAATGGCGGCGCTGTGA